A region from the Peromyscus leucopus breed LL Stock chromosome 9, UCI_PerLeu_2.1, whole genome shotgun sequence genome encodes:
- the Ripk3 gene encoding receptor-interacting serine/threonine-protein kinase 3 isoform X1 encodes MSSAKLWPSGASASLVPCEELKNPKFVGKGGFGAVFRAQHRTWGYDVAVKIVNSETIFREVNAMAKLRNQHVLLLLGVTETLEWDYVSGPALVTRFMENGSLAGLLQPKCPRPWPLLCRLLQEVVLGMCYLHSLDPVLLHRDLKPSNVLLDPDLHAKIADFGLSTFQGGSQSGSGSRSGDPGGTLAYLAPELLVDVNQKASPASDIYSFGILMWAVLTGREAELVDHTSLVHGAVFERQNRPPLTELPLSSPETPGLEVLKELMVRCWHSEPKDRPSFQDCQPKTNKTYTLVQDKVDDAVSEVKQYLSQHRNSDSKLSALEPGQRAAEMDGPGKATVSEMLDRLHLQQGVRPVPEKGISLTERRGARAEPTGHATTAVTSTDTVAGTPHIPRTPHIPRTLPSRGPAPSPNFTETPGPHPQRNQGDQRHGTTWTSWVPGPNAAAGTHSSTLHSSPPAQLFLHLLPQHLYIESSYLGDGGEGRGREERTRDHPTQSLSFNA; translated from the exons ATGTCTTCCGCCAAGTTATG GCCCAGTGGTGCCTCCGCCTCTCTCGTGCCCTGTGAAGAACTGAAGAACCCGAAGTTTGTGGGCAAAGGCGGGTTCGGTGCAGTGTTCCGGGCACAACACAGAACATGGGGCTATGATGTGGCAGTCAAGATCGTGAACTC GGAGACGATATTCAGGGAGGTGAACGCTATGGCGAAACTGCGTAACCAGCACGTGCTGCTCCTGCTGGGGGTCACCGAGACCCTCGAGTGGGACTACGTGTCTGGACCGGCTCTGGTGACAAGATTCATGGAGAACGGCTCCCTCGCAGGGCTGTTGCAGCCCAAGTGCCCTCGGCCCTGGCCGCTCCTCTGCCGCCTGCTGCAAGAAGTGGTCCTGGGGATGTGTTACCTGCACAGCTTGGACCCAGTGCTCCTGCACCGGGACCTCAAACCCTCCAATGTCCTGCTGGACCCAGATCTCCACGCCAAG ATAGCAGATTTTGGCCTGTCCACATTTCAAGGAGGGTCACAGTCGGGGTCAGGGTCCAGGTCCGGGGATCCAGGGGGTACCCTAGCTTACTTGGCCCCAGAGCTATTGGTTGATGTCAACCAGAAGGCGTCCCCAGCCAGCGACATCTACAG CTTCGGGATCCTCATGTGGGCCGTCCTGACTGGAAGAGAAGCCGAGT TGGTAGACCATACATCACTAGTTCATGGCGCAGTCTTTGAAAGGCAGAATCGACCCCCATTGACAGAGCTGCCTCTGTCCAGCCCTGAGACTCCTGGCTTGGAAGTACTGAAGGAGTTAATGGTGCGCTGCTGGCATTCTGAGCCCAAGGACAGGCCATCCTTCCAGG ATTGTCAACCAAAAACCAATAAAACCTACACCCTGGTACAGGACAAGGTAGATGATGCTGTCTCTGAG GTAAAGCAATATCTGTCTCAGCACAGAAACAGCGACAGCAAGTTGTCTGCCCTAGAGCCAGGCCAGAGAGCTGCAGAAATGGATGGCCCTGGGAAAGCCACGGTTTCTGAAATGTTGGACCGCCTGCATCTGCAGCAGGGTGTCAGGCCAGTTCCGGAGAAAGGCATAAGCCTTACTGAAAGGAGAGGAGCACGGGCAGAACCGACTGGGCATGCCACAACAGCAGTGACGTCTACAGATACGGTGGCTGGAACTCCCCACATTCCACGAACTCCCCACATTCCACGTACTTTGCCCTCCAGAGGCCCAGCACCCAGTCCAAACTTTACTGAGACTCCAGGTCCTCACCCCCAAAGGAATCAG GGAGATCAAAGACATGGCACCACCTGGACCTCCTGGGTCCCAGGGCCAAATGCAGCAGCAGGTACCCATTCTTCAACCCTCCATTCCTCTCCCCCTGCTCAGCTTTTCCTTCACCTTCTTCCTCAACACCTTTATATAGAATCGAGTTACCTCGGGGACGgcggggagggcagagggagggaagaaaggactaGAGATCATCCAACCCAATCTTTGTCATTTAATGCATGA
- the Adcy4 gene encoding adenylate cyclase type 4, which translates to MARLFGPRPPPSEDLFYETYYSLSQQYPLLLLLLVIALCTLVALPAVAWASGRELTSDPSFLTPVLCALGGFSLLLGLASREQQLQRWTRPLSGLIWAALLALGHGFLFTGGVVSAWDQVSFFLFIIFTVYAMLPLGMRDAAVAGLTSSLSHLLVLGLYLGWQPDSQRALLPQLAANAVLFLCGNVVGAYHKALMERALRATFREALRSLHSRRRLDTEKKHQEHLLLSILPAYLAREMKAEIMARLQTGQRSRPENTNNFHSLYVKRHQGVSVLYADIVGFTRLASECSPKELVLMLNELFGKFDQIAKEHECMRIKILGDCYYCVSGLPLSLPDHAINCVRMGLDMCRAIRKLRVATGVDINMRVGVHSGSVLCGVIGLQKWQYDVWSHDVTLANHMEAGGVPGRVHITGATLALLAGAFAVESADTEHREPYLRELGEPTYLVIDPRAEEEDEKGTAKGLLSSLEGHEMRPSLLMTRYLESWGAAKPFAHLSHVDSPVCASTPLPEKTFSPQWSLDRSRPPRGLDDELDTGDAKFFQVIEQLNSQKQWKQSKDFDLLTLYFREKEMEKQYRLSALPAFKYYAACTFLVFLSNFTIQMLVTNRPPALAITYSIAFLLFLLLLFVCFSEHLTKCVQKGPKMLHWLPALSVLVATRPGLRVALGTATILLVFTMAIASLIFLPMSSDCLLLASNASSVAFNASWELPGSLPLISIPYSMHCCVLGSLSCSLFLHMSFELKLLLLLLWLVASCSLFLHSHAWLSDCLVAHLYQSPLDSRPGVLKEPKLMGAIHFFIFFFTLLVLARQNEYYCRLDFLWKKKLRQEQEETETMENLTRLLLENVLPAHVAPQFIGQNRRNEDLYHQSYGCVCVLFASVPDFKEFYSESNINHEGLECLRLLNEIIADFDELLSKPKFSGVEKIKTIGSTYMAATGLNATSGQDAQPDADRSCSHLGTMVEFAVALGSKLDIINKHSFNNFRLRVGLNHGPVVAGVIGAQKPQYDIWGNTVNVASRMESTGVLGKIQVTEETARALQSLGYTCYSRGVIKVKGKGELRTYFLNTDLARTGSPSAP; encoded by the exons ATGGCCCGCCTCTTCGGTCCCCGGCCGCCCCCCAGCGAAGATCTCTTCTACGAGACCTACTACAGCCTGAGCCAACAGTACCCACTGCTACTGCTGCTCCTGGTCATCGCGCTGTGCACGCTCGTGGCACTGCCAGCCGTCGCCTGGGCCAGCGGCAGG GAACTGACCTCAGACCCGAGCTTCCTGACACCCGTGCTGTGTGCCTTGGGtggcttctctctgctcttggggCTGGCTTCCCGGGAACAGCAACTGCAGCGCTGGACACGACCTCTTTCTGGCCTCATCTGGGCCGCGCTGCTGGCTCTAGGCCACGGATTCCTGTTCACTGGGGGTGTGGTGAGCGCCTGGGACCAG GtatcttttttcctcttcatcaTCTTCACCGTGTACGCCATGCTGCCCTTGGGCATGCGGGATGCTGCTGTTGCTGGCCTCACCTCGTCACTCTCACATCTGCTGGTCCTTGGACTGTACCTTGGGTGGCAGCCTGACTCACAGAGGGCTCTGCTACCACAG TTGGCAGCAAACGCGGTGTTGTTCCTGTGTGGAAACGTGGTGGGAGCATACCACAAGGCCTTGATGGAGCGAGCACTGCGTGCCACGTTCCGGGAGGCCCTCAGATCGCTGCACTCACGCCGGAGGCTGGACACTGAGAAAAAGCATCAG GAGCACCTCCTTCTGTCCATCCTGCCTGCCTACCTGGCCCGAGAGATGAAGGCCGAGATCATGGCCAGGCTGCAGACTGGGCAGAGGTCACGGCCAGAGAACACAAACAACTTCCACAGCCTGTATGTCAAGAGGCACCAAGGAGTCAG TGTGCTGTATGCGGACATCGTGGGCTTCACGAGGCTGGCCAGCGAGTGCTCCCCTAAAGAGCTGGTACTCATGCTCAATGAGCTGTTTGGCAAGTTCGACCAAATCGCCAAG GAGCACGAATGCATGCGGATCAAGATCCTGGGAGACTGTTACTACTGTGTCTCCGGACTGCCACTGTCGCTGCCAGACCACGCCATCAACTGCGTGCGCATGGGACTGGACATGTGCCGGGCCATCAG GAAACTTCGGGTGGCCACCGGTGTGGACATCAACATGCGTGTGGGTGTGCACTCGGGCAGTGTGCTCTGTGGAGTCATTGGGTTACAGAAGTGGCAGTACGATGTCTGGTCCCATGATGTCACACTGGCCAACCACATGGAAGCCGGCGGTGTTCCAGG ACGCGTGCACATCACAGGGGCTACCCTGGCCCTGCTGGCAGGGGCTTTTGCTGTGGAGAGTGCAGACACGGAACACCGAGAACCATACCTTCGGGAGCTAGGCGAACCTACATACCTGGTCATCGACCCTCGG GCTGAGGAGGAAGACGAGAAGGGGACTGCCAAAGGATTGCTGTCTTCTCTGGAGGGCCACGAGATGCGTCCATCACTACTGATGACTCGTTATCTGGAGTCTTGGGGTGCGGCCAAGCCTTTCGCCCACCTGAGCCACGTTGACAGTCCCGTGTGTGCCTCCACCCCACTGCCG GAAAAGACCTTCAGCCCCCAGTGGAGCCTGGACCG GAGTCGCCCCCCTCGGGGACTGGATGATGAACTGGACACTGGGGATGCCAAGTTCTTCCAGGTCATTGAGCAACTCAACTCTCAAAA ACAGTGGAAGCAGTCGAAGGATTTCGACCTCCTGACACTGTACttcagagagaaggagatggagaaacAG tACCGGCTCTCTGCACTCCCCGCCTTCAAATACTACGCAGCCTGCACCTTCCTGGTTTTTCTGTCCAACTTCACTATCCAGATGCTGGTGACAAACCG GCCCCCAGCTCTGGCCATCACCTATAGCATcgctttcctcctcttccttctcctcctcttcgtCTGCTTCTCAGAGCACCTGACG AAGTGTGTCCAGAAAGGTCCCAAAATGTTGCACTGGCTGCCTGCACTGTCTGTCCTGGTGGCCACACGGCCAGGACTTCGAGTAGCCTTGGGTACCGCCACGATCCTCCTGGTGTTCACCATGGCCATCGCCAGCCTG ATCTTCTTGCCCATGTCGTCAGACTGCCTTCTCCTGGCTTCTAACGCATCTTCTGTGGCTTTCAATGCTTCCTGGGAGCTGCCAGGATCCCTGCCTCTCATCAGCATCCCA TACTCCATGCATTGCTGCGTGCTGGGttccctctcctgctccctttTTCTGCACATGAGCTTCGAACTGAAGCTACTGCTGCTTCTGCTGTGGCTGGTGGCATCTTGTTCCCTGTTTCTGCACTCCCACGCCTGGCTGTCCGACTGTCTCGTCGCCCACCTTTATCAGAGCCCTTTGGACTCCAG GCCGGGGGTGCTGAAGGAACCCAAGCTGATGGGAGCCATccacttcttcatcttcttcttcacgCTCCTCGTCCTGGCTCGGCAG AATGAGTATTACTGCCGCCTGGACTTCCTGTGgaagaagaagctgaggcaggagcaagaAGAAACTGAGACGATGGAGAACCTGACCCGGCTCCTCCTGGAGAATGTACTCCCGGCACACGTGGCTCCCCAGTTCATCGGCCAGAACCGGCGCAATGAG GACCTCTACCACCAGTCCTACGGATGTGTCTGTGTCCTCTTTGCGTCGGTCCCGGACTTTAAGGAATTCTACTCGGAATCTAACATCAAccatgaggggctggagtgtcTGCGGCTGCTCAACGAGATCATTGCTGATTTTGATGAG CTGCTCTCCAAGCCGAAGTTCAGCGGAGTAGAGAAGATCAAAACTATCggcagcacctacatggcagctacaGGCTTaaatgccacctctgggcaggatGCGCAACCG GATGCTGATCGAAGTTGCAGCCATCTGGGTACCATGGTGGAATTTGCAGTGGCCCTGGGATCTAAGCTGGATATCATCAACAAGCACTCTTTCAACAACTTCCGCCTGCGCGTAG GGTTGAACCACGGACCAGTAGTAGCAGGAGTGATTGGGGCGCAGAAGCCACAATATGACATCTGGGGGAACACAGTGAATGTGGCCAGCCGCATGGAGAGTACAGGAGTTCTTGGCAAGATCCAG GTGACCGAGGAGACAGCGAGGGCCCTGCAATCCCTGGGTTACACATGCTACAGCCGGGGCGTCATCAAGGTCAAAGGCAAAGGGGAGCTCCGTACCTACTTCCTGAACACAGACCTCGCGAGAACTGGTTCTCCCTCCGCACCCTAG
- the Cideb gene encoding cell death activator CIDE-B, translating into MEYLSALNPNGLLRSVSTMGSEIGRRVWNSAPPPQRPFRVCDHKRTVRKGLTAATRQELLDKVLETLLLSGVLTLVLEEDGTAVENEDFFQLLEDDTCLMVLERGQSWSPRSGMLSYGLGREKPKHSKDIARITFDVYKQNPRDLFGSLNVKATFYGLYSMSCDFQGVGPKKVLRELLRWTSSLLQGLGHMLLGISSTLRHVVEGAERWQWQKQTHLHS; encoded by the exons ATGGAGTACCTTTCAGCCTTGAACCCCAATGGACTGCTGAG GTCAGTATCCACTATGGGCTCTGAAATTGGCCGTAGGGTCTGGAACTCAGCTCCACCACCTCAGCGACCCTTCCGTGTCTGTGATCACAAGCGGACGGTCCGGAAAGGACTGACTGCTGCCACCCGCCAGGAGCTACTAGATAAG GTACTAGAGACCCTGCTCTTAAGCGGAGTGCTAACACTGGTCCTGGAGGAGGATGGGACCGCCGTGGAGAATGAGGACTTCTTCCAGCTGCTCGAGGATGACACATGTCTGATGGTGCTAGAGCGAGGACAGAGCTGGAGTCCCAGG AGTGGGATGTTGTCATACGGCCTAGGACGGGAGAAGCCAAAACACAGCAAGGACATCGCCCGAATCACCTTTGATGTGTACAAGCAAAATCCTCGAGACCTCTTCGGCAGCCTCAACGTCAAAGCTACCTTCTACGGGCTCTATTCCATGAGCTGTGATTTTCAAGGAGTTGGACCCAAAAAAGTGCTCAG GGAGCTCCTTCGCTGGACTTCCTCACTGCTGCAAGGCCTGGGTCATATGCTGCTGGGGATTTCATCTACCCTGCGCCACGTGGTGGAGGGCGCCGAGCGGTGGCAGTGGCAGAAGCAGACTCACCTCCATTCATAA
- the Ripk3 gene encoding receptor-interacting serine/threonine-protein kinase 3 isoform X2, giving the protein MSSAKLWPSGASASLVPCEELKNPKFVGKGGFGAVFRAQHRTWGYDVAVKIVNSETIFREVNAMAKLRNQHVLLLLGVTETLEWDYVSGPALVTRFMENGSLAGLLQPKCPRPWPLLCRLLQEVVLGMCYLHSLDPVLLHRDLKPSNVLLDPDLHAKIADFGLSTFQGGSQSGSGSRSGDPGGTLAYLAPELLVDVNQKASPASDIYSFGILMWAVLTGREAELVDHTSLVHGAVFERQNRPPLTELPLSSPETPGLEVLKELMVRCWHSEPKDRPSFQDCQPKTNKTYTLVQDKVDDAVSEVKQYLSQHRNSDSKLSALEPGQRAAEMDGPGKATVSEMLDRLHLQQGVRPVPEKGISLTERRGARAEPTGHATTAVTSTDTVAGTPHIPRTPHIPRTLPSRGPAPSPNFTETPGPHPQRNQGDQRHGTTWTSWVPGPNAAAGPPSVTITNCSGVQIGNNNHLAIPLRTALPKKGPAQCGRGRGW; this is encoded by the exons ATGTCTTCCGCCAAGTTATG GCCCAGTGGTGCCTCCGCCTCTCTCGTGCCCTGTGAAGAACTGAAGAACCCGAAGTTTGTGGGCAAAGGCGGGTTCGGTGCAGTGTTCCGGGCACAACACAGAACATGGGGCTATGATGTGGCAGTCAAGATCGTGAACTC GGAGACGATATTCAGGGAGGTGAACGCTATGGCGAAACTGCGTAACCAGCACGTGCTGCTCCTGCTGGGGGTCACCGAGACCCTCGAGTGGGACTACGTGTCTGGACCGGCTCTGGTGACAAGATTCATGGAGAACGGCTCCCTCGCAGGGCTGTTGCAGCCCAAGTGCCCTCGGCCCTGGCCGCTCCTCTGCCGCCTGCTGCAAGAAGTGGTCCTGGGGATGTGTTACCTGCACAGCTTGGACCCAGTGCTCCTGCACCGGGACCTCAAACCCTCCAATGTCCTGCTGGACCCAGATCTCCACGCCAAG ATAGCAGATTTTGGCCTGTCCACATTTCAAGGAGGGTCACAGTCGGGGTCAGGGTCCAGGTCCGGGGATCCAGGGGGTACCCTAGCTTACTTGGCCCCAGAGCTATTGGTTGATGTCAACCAGAAGGCGTCCCCAGCCAGCGACATCTACAG CTTCGGGATCCTCATGTGGGCCGTCCTGACTGGAAGAGAAGCCGAGT TGGTAGACCATACATCACTAGTTCATGGCGCAGTCTTTGAAAGGCAGAATCGACCCCCATTGACAGAGCTGCCTCTGTCCAGCCCTGAGACTCCTGGCTTGGAAGTACTGAAGGAGTTAATGGTGCGCTGCTGGCATTCTGAGCCCAAGGACAGGCCATCCTTCCAGG ATTGTCAACCAAAAACCAATAAAACCTACACCCTGGTACAGGACAAGGTAGATGATGCTGTCTCTGAG GTAAAGCAATATCTGTCTCAGCACAGAAACAGCGACAGCAAGTTGTCTGCCCTAGAGCCAGGCCAGAGAGCTGCAGAAATGGATGGCCCTGGGAAAGCCACGGTTTCTGAAATGTTGGACCGCCTGCATCTGCAGCAGGGTGTCAGGCCAGTTCCGGAGAAAGGCATAAGCCTTACTGAAAGGAGAGGAGCACGGGCAGAACCGACTGGGCATGCCACAACAGCAGTGACGTCTACAGATACGGTGGCTGGAACTCCCCACATTCCACGAACTCCCCACATTCCACGTACTTTGCCCTCCAGAGGCCCAGCACCCAGTCCAAACTTTACTGAGACTCCAGGTCCTCACCCCCAAAGGAATCAG GGAGATCAAAGACATGGCACCACCTGGACCTCCTGGGTCCCAGGGCCAAATGCAGCAGCAG GGCCACCGTCTGTTACCATCACCAACTGTTCTGGAGTGCAGATTGGAAACAATAACCACTTGGCAATACCACTAAGAACTGCTTTGCCCAAGAAGGGCCCAGCACAGTGCGGCAGGGGTAGGGGCTGGTAG
- the Ltb4r2 gene encoding leukotriene B4 receptor 2 — MSVCYRPPGNETLLSWKASRATGTAFLLLAALLGLPGNGFVVWSLAGWRPTAGRPLAATLVLHLALADGAVLLLTPLFVAFLSGRAWPLGQVGCKAVYYVCALSMYASVLLTGLLSLQRCLAVTRPFLAPRLRSPALARRLLLGVWLAALVLAVPAAVYRHLWGDGVCQLCHPSAVHAAVHLSLETLTAFVLPFGTVLGCYGVTLARLRGARWGSGRHGTRVGRLVSAIVLAFGLLWAPYHAVNVLQAVAALAPPEGPLAKLGGAGQAARAGTTALAFFSSSVNPVLYVFTAGDLLPRAGPRFLTRLFEGSWEARGGSRSREGTMELRTTPRLKVVGQGRGNGDPGGGGRMEKDSQEW, encoded by the coding sequence ATGTCGGTCTGCTATCGTCCGCCCGGGAATGAGACGCTGCTGAGTTGGAAGGCCTCGCGGGCCACCGGCACCGCCTTCCTGCTGCTGGCGGCGTTGCTGGGACTGCCGGGCAACGGCTTCGTGGTGTGGAGCTTGGCGGGCTGGCGGCCCACCGCGGGGCGGCCGCTGGCGGCCACACTTGTGCTGCACCTGGCGCTGGCCGACGGCGCGGTGCTTCTGCTCACCCCGCTCTTTGTGGCTTTCCTGAGCGGCCGGGCCTGGCCCCTGGGCCAGGTGGGCTGCAAGGCGGTGTACTACGTGTGCGCGCTCAGCATGTACGCCAGCGTGCTGCTCACCGGACTGCTCAGCCTGCAGCGCTGCCTAGCTGTCACTCGGCCCTTCCTGGCTCCCCGACTGCGCAGCCCGGCCCTGGCCCGTCGCTTGCTGCTGGGGGTCTGGCTGGCCGCCCTGGTGCTCGCCGTCCCGGCCGCCGTCTACCGCCACCTCTGGGGCGATGGCGTGTGTCAACTGTGCCACCCGTCGGCGGTGCACGCCGCTGTTCATCTGAGCCTGGAGACCCTGACTGCCTTCGTCCTGCCTTTCGGGACCGTCCTCGGCTGCTACGGCGTGACGCTGGCGCGGTTGCGGGGCGCGCGCTGGGGCTCGGGGCGACACGGCACGCGGGTGGGTCGTCTGGTGAGCGCCATCGTGCTGGCCTTCGGCTTGCTCTGGGCCCCCTACCACGCGGTCAATGTCTTGCAGGCGGTGGCTGCGCTCGCTCCGCCCGAAGGGCCCCTGGCCAAGCTTGGCGGGGCGGGCCAGGCGGCGCGCGCTGGAACTACAGCCTTGGCTTTCTTCAGTTCCAGCGTCAACCCGGTGCTCTACGTCTTCACTGCGGGGGATCTGCTGCCCCGGGCGGGGCCCCGGTTCCTTACTCGGCTCTTCGAAGGCTCTTGGGAGGCCCGAGGGGGCAGCCGCTCTAGGGAGGGCACCATGGAGCTCCGAACTACACCTAGGCTGAAAGTCGTGGGACAGGGCAGGGGCAATGGAGATCCTGGAGGCGGGGGTAGGATGGAGAAGGACAGTCAGGAATGGTAG
- the Ltb4r gene encoding leukotriene B4 receptor 1 has protein sequence MASNTTSPAASSSPGGMSLSIVLLSVALAVGLPGNSFVVWSILKRMQKRSVTALLVLNLALADLAVLLTAPFFLHALSQRTWSFRVTGCRLCHYICGVSMYASVLLITVMSLDRSLAVARPFVSQKLRTKTTARWVLVSIWVVSFLLATPVLAYRTVKRYNRTLVCRSDYPSDGHSAFHLLFETTTGFLLPFLAVVASYSDIGRRLQARRFRRSRRTGRLVVLIILAFAAFWLPYHLVNLVEAGRALAGWDKDDSVGRRLKLARNVLIALAFLSSSVNPVLYACAGGGLLRSAGAGFVVKLLEATGSEGYSSRRGGTLGQTQRAAPASPEEGPTDNLMTSSTPS, from the coding sequence ATGGCTTCCAATACTACATCTCCTGCAGCATCTTCCTCTCCCGGTGGCATGTCTCTGTCTATTGTCCTACtgtctgtggccctggctgtgggGCTTCCTGGCAACAGCTTTGTGGTGTGGAGCATCTTGAAAAGGATGCAGAAGCGCTCTGTCACGGCCCTGCTGGTGCTGAACTTGGCTCTGGCCGACCTGGCTGTGCTGCTCACGGCTCCCTTTTTCCTACACGCCCTGTCTCAACGCACCTGGAGTTTTAGAGTGACCGGTTGCCGCCTGTGCCACTATATTTGTGGAGTAAGCATGTATGCCAGCGTCCTGCTTATCACCGTTATGAGTCTGGACCGCTCGCTGGCAGTGGCTCGCCCCTTTGTGTCCCAGAAGTTGCGCACTAAGACGACTGCCCGATGGGTGTTGGTAAGCATCTGGGTGGTGTCTTTTCTGCTGGCCACACCGGTCCTTGCGTACCGTACCGTAAAACGGTACAACAGGACTCTGGTCTGCCGTTCGGACTACCCTAGCGACGGGCACAGTGCCTTCCATCTGCTCTTCGAAACCACCACGGGCTTCCTGCTGCCCTTCCTGGCCGTGGTGGCCAGCTACTCTGACATCGGACGCAGGCTGCAGGCTCGGCGCTTCCGCCGCAGTCGCCGCACCGGCCGCCTGGTGGTGCTCATCATCCTGGCCTTCGCCGCCTTCTGGCTGCCTTACCACCTGGTGAACCTGGTGGAGGCCGGCCGCGCGCTGGCGGGCTGGGACAAGGACGACTCGGTGGGGCGGCGTCTGAAGCTGGCCCGCAACGTGCTCATCGCGCTGGCCTTCCTGAGCAGCAGCGTGAACCCGGTGCTGTACGCGTGCGCGGGCGGCGGCTTGCTGCGCTCGGCCGGCGCCGGCTTCGTAGTCAAGCTGCTGGAAGCCACTGGCTCCGAGGGGTACAGCTCCCGCCGCGGGGGCACCCTGGGCCAGACCCAGAGGGCCGCACCCGCCAGTCCCGAGGAAGGCCCCACTGACAACTTGATGACCTCCTCCACCCCGTCCTGA